One Candidatus Babeliales bacterium DNA segment encodes these proteins:
- a CDS encoding glycosyltransferase family 2 protein, whose product MKTYIPLLSLFFLIFAPHINANTPQETLQEKDMVIVIASYNNKDWYIKNLDSVLSQEYDAYRVIYIDDYSPDGTAQLVQEYIDNHPEGHRVTLIKGHERRGAHANIYRAITACKNHEIVIIVDGDDWLSHSRVLKTINQYYADENVWLTYGQYQRYPANTIGICRAIPQQVIATNRYREYHWVTTHLRTFYAWLFKQVKLKDFLYQGQFVPSAGDQIGMFGMLEKSGGRFAFIPEVLYRYNRANVINVEKTGHENAQLQLDLAKYTRKKEKYTPLANEQTDYLDSLHDATADVIVFSSESPEQLHQTIQNIHNSITGVGNIYAVSQTTDFSTPEYQQVQQAFANLYYIDTNNNNSRLAAFLQPVFDAPAHYLLLTTDNDIITTSINIPNCVHALERTAAYGFFFNKTKASSTDTNYFFLYDNIYAWQFTDSDAHNDYSNTIHTTLYRKADLYTHVAKMNSLDMFLSQWTKKTVPTEVGLFYDIKPAQL is encoded by the coding sequence ATGAAAACATATATACCATTACTCAGCCTATTTTTCTTAATTTTTGCTCCTCATATTAACGCCAATACGCCACAAGAAACGTTGCAAGAGAAAGATATGGTGATCGTAATCGCATCATACAATAATAAAGATTGGTATATAAAAAATCTTGATTCTGTCCTCTCTCAAGAATATGATGCATATCGCGTTATTTATATAGATGATTACTCTCCTGATGGCACCGCGCAATTGGTACAAGAATACATTGATAATCACCCAGAAGGACATCGCGTCACCCTCATAAAAGGGCACGAACGACGAGGGGCGCATGCAAACATATACCGTGCAATTACTGCATGCAAAAACCATGAAATTGTTATCATCGTTGATGGCGATGACTGGCTCTCACATTCTCGTGTATTAAAAACAATTAACCAATATTACGCTGACGAAAATGTTTGGCTTACGTATGGGCAATATCAACGATATCCTGCTAACACCATTGGTATATGTCGTGCAATACCACAACAAGTTATTGCCACAAATCGTTATCGCGAATACCATTGGGTTACTACACACCTTCGTACGTTTTACGCGTGGTTGTTTAAACAAGTAAAACTCAAAGATTTTTTGTATCAAGGGCAATTTGTTCCGTCAGCTGGTGATCAGATTGGCATGTTTGGTATGCTTGAAAAGTCTGGTGGACGATTTGCATTCATACCGGAAGTTCTTTATCGGTATAATAGAGCAAATGTTATAAACGTTGAAAAAACAGGTCACGAAAATGCACAATTACAACTCGATCTTGCAAAATATACCCGTAAAAAAGAGAAATATACTCCTCTAGCAAACGAACAAACAGATTATCTTGATTCTTTGCATGATGCGACTGCAGATGTCATTGTTTTTTCGTCAGAATCACCGGAACAACTGCATCAAACTATACAAAATATACACAACTCAATTACCGGTGTCGGAAATATATATGCGGTATCACAAACAACAGATTTTTCTACTCCAGAATATCAACAGGTACAACAAGCATTTGCTAATCTCTATTACATAGATACGAACAATAACAACAGCCGTCTTGCTGCATTTTTACAACCCGTTTTTGATGCCCCTGCTCACTATTTACTACTGACTACCGATAATGATATCATTACAACATCAATTAACATTCCCAACTGTGTACACGCATTAGAACGCACTGCAGCATATGGATTCTTTTTCAATAAAACAAAAGCATCATCTACTGATACAAACTATTTCTTTTTATATGACAATATCTATGCATGGCAATTCACTGATTCTGACGCGCACAATGATTACTCCAATACCATACATACTACATTGTATAGAAAAGCAGATCTTTATACGCACGTTGCAAAAATGAACAGTTTAGATATGTTTCTTTCACAATGGACCAAAAAAACGGTACCAACAGAAGTAGGACTGTTTTATGACATCAAACCCGCACAACTATAA
- a CDS encoding bi-domain-containing oxidoreductase, whose amino-acid sequence MRQVFLQKGSVVLQQVSRPALDDYSVLVAVHYSFISTDAELAAIVNSAQRLSVTNVPQKIKKLLESLVIKNIEEPKLNIGDFQSLGYSCSGEVIAVGKKVTRIRAGDLVACAGVDYAYHADVVCVPENLVVRVRGKQHLISASVTAIGSIALQGIRRAQLQLGEYVCVAGLGLLGQITVQLAKQSGCIVIGVDHSDERLALAQKLGADVVLHAGRDDVQKEIAFYTNLQGVDVTMITAASHTDNTDSVMQQALTITRKKGRLVLVGDVRLTFERNLLCSKEIDFLVSHASGPGSSDPEYEQKGQDYPYSYVRWTENRNMQAFVDFIERKQVDVQSLINAQIGIEDAVQAYELLAKKECLGVVLCYGAEDGDKVKIQPAVRERVQQSPIRFVPAVQDTIRVGLVGASKLAQVRLMPIIAKIKRVSIDVVVDKNVAMSLYVAQKYGAAKTLVEDVHLFNDDLVDVVVIASSHKFHCDQALHALKNGKAVFLEKPMVTDFDQLDRFMAFIEKHPQIPFCVDYSRSFSPFIQKIKRTIQNRKTPLAIQYRMNVKERWAQTDLGAGRIIGEACHIFDLFYYLVGAKPVAISVEVLHAGNTSLFPTDNFSAQISFADGSICSLLYTVLGHKDLGKERMELFFDSKSIVMDDYDYLTGFGLPKSFDELLEEPDKGYATLLNQFFKQVKEEFFVPPISVDRLRTVAQITLIIDRLACEGGGTQAL is encoded by the coding sequence GTGAGACAAGTATTTTTACAAAAAGGTTCCGTGGTTCTTCAGCAAGTCAGTAGACCAGCTCTTGATGACTATTCAGTATTAGTTGCGGTGCACTATTCATTTATTAGTACCGATGCAGAGCTTGCTGCTATTGTAAACAGCGCTCAGCGTTTATCTGTTACCAATGTACCTCAAAAAATTAAAAAATTATTAGAATCGCTGGTTATTAAGAATATAGAAGAGCCAAAATTGAATATCGGCGACTTTCAGTCGTTAGGATATTCCTGTTCAGGAGAGGTTATTGCTGTTGGTAAAAAAGTTACACGAATACGAGCAGGAGATCTTGTTGCATGTGCAGGAGTGGATTACGCATATCATGCAGATGTTGTCTGTGTTCCAGAGAACTTAGTAGTTCGTGTGCGCGGTAAACAGCATTTAATTTCTGCAAGCGTTACTGCAATAGGTTCTATTGCATTACAAGGAATACGCAGAGCTCAATTGCAGTTGGGTGAATATGTTTGCGTGGCCGGCTTGGGGCTTTTAGGACAGATTACCGTGCAACTTGCAAAACAGTCAGGATGTATTGTGATTGGCGTTGATCATTCTGATGAGCGATTAGCGCTTGCGCAAAAGTTAGGTGCAGATGTTGTACTGCATGCAGGACGGGATGATGTGCAAAAAGAGATAGCATTTTACACAAATCTTCAGGGTGTTGATGTCACGATGATTACTGCTGCATCGCATACTGATAATACAGATAGCGTTATGCAACAAGCGCTTACTATAACACGTAAAAAAGGGCGTCTTGTATTAGTAGGCGATGTGCGCCTTACCTTTGAACGCAATTTACTCTGTAGTAAAGAAATTGATTTTTTGGTATCTCATGCATCTGGCCCGGGAAGTTCTGACCCCGAATATGAACAGAAGGGGCAAGATTATCCTTATAGCTATGTGCGGTGGACAGAAAATAGAAACATGCAGGCGTTTGTGGACTTTATTGAACGAAAACAAGTTGACGTTCAATCATTGATTAATGCACAAATAGGTATAGAAGATGCGGTGCAAGCCTATGAACTTTTGGCAAAAAAAGAGTGCCTTGGTGTTGTACTATGTTATGGGGCTGAGGATGGTGACAAAGTAAAAATTCAGCCAGCGGTTAGAGAAAGAGTGCAGCAGAGCCCAATACGATTTGTACCAGCAGTACAAGATACTATTCGTGTTGGACTTGTTGGTGCTAGTAAGCTTGCGCAGGTACGGCTTATGCCAATTATTGCAAAAATAAAACGGGTAAGCATTGACGTTGTTGTGGATAAAAATGTTGCTATGTCATTGTATGTTGCCCAGAAATATGGCGCAGCAAAAACGTTGGTAGAAGATGTGCATTTATTCAATGATGACCTTGTTGATGTTGTAGTTATTGCATCATCGCATAAGTTTCATTGCGATCAAGCATTACATGCTCTTAAAAATGGTAAAGCCGTTTTTCTTGAAAAACCAATGGTGACTGATTTTGACCAATTAGATCGATTTATGGCATTTATAGAAAAGCATCCACAAATCCCATTTTGCGTTGATTATAGTCGATCGTTTTCTCCATTTATACAAAAAATAAAACGAACAATTCAAAATAGAAAAACACCGTTGGCGATTCAGTATCGTATGAATGTGAAAGAGCGGTGGGCGCAAACAGATTTAGGAGCAGGACGTATTATTGGTGAAGCATGTCATATCTTTGATCTGTTTTATTATTTGGTAGGAGCAAAACCGGTAGCAATTTCTGTAGAAGTATTGCACGCAGGTAATACCAGTTTGTTTCCAACAGATAATTTTAGTGCGCAGATTAGCTTTGCTGATGGATCCATTTGCTCATTATTGTATACCGTTCTTGGACATAAAGATTTGGGCAAAGAGCGAATGGAACTGTTCTTTGATTCTAAATCAATTGTGATGGATGATTATGATTATTTAACAGGATTTGGTTTACCGAAATCGTTTGATGAACTGCTTGAAGAGCCAGATAAAGGGTATGCAACATTACTAAATCAGTTTTTTAAACAGGTTAAAGAAGAATTTTTTGTTCCGCCTATTAGTGTTGATAGATTACGTACCGTTGCGCAGATAACTTTAATTATTGATCGGCTTGCGTGTGAAGGCGGTGGGACACAAGCATTATAA
- a CDS encoding sugar phosphate nucleotidyltransferase: protein MNQARVLYCVILAGGDGERLWPLSRQKKPKQLLTIDGCLTLLEKTVERIAHISFEKKVIVSTTQQHAEVIEEHIGHLVDAVWVEPESRNTAPAVLFSCLKIKQQEPHAIVMFFPADSFIFESDIPLFTLSLEHAIHYAAQYDVLTIFGVPPIHPAIEYGYITYKKQGIAPYIVSEFIEKPSLAVAQNYYAQEDVLWNIGILCASVAVIEQEFIRHASDVISCMQHYFENNHDLYRYKQLPYISIDRAILEKSHSVAVLPLSINWYDVGNIETFLLLQQKQQENAQVITINADNNLVSSSGKRVVLIGVDDLCVVNTDDVLFITKRGQSEKVKMLVHQLKQENQQEYL, encoded by the coding sequence ATGAATCAAGCACGTGTACTGTATTGCGTCATTTTAGCAGGAGGCGACGGAGAACGGCTGTGGCCCTTGAGTCGTCAAAAAAAACCAAAACAGCTCCTTACGATTGATGGCTGTTTGACGTTACTCGAAAAAACAGTTGAGCGTATTGCACATATTTCTTTTGAAAAAAAAGTGATTGTTAGTACCACGCAGCAACATGCAGAGGTTATTGAGGAACATATTGGCCATCTGGTTGACGCGGTATGGGTTGAACCGGAATCTCGTAATACAGCTCCTGCAGTGCTATTCAGTTGTTTGAAAATAAAACAGCAGGAGCCACATGCAATCGTTATGTTTTTTCCAGCAGATTCATTTATATTCGAATCAGATATTCCCTTATTCACCCTTTCTTTAGAACATGCCATACATTATGCAGCGCAATATGATGTACTTACCATTTTTGGTGTGCCTCCTATACATCCTGCTATTGAATACGGATATATAACGTATAAAAAACAAGGTATAGCTCCCTACATAGTATCTGAATTTATTGAAAAACCTTCTCTTGCGGTTGCACAAAACTATTATGCGCAAGAGGATGTGTTATGGAATATTGGCATATTATGCGCATCAGTTGCTGTGATTGAACAAGAGTTCATAAGGCATGCGTCTGATGTTATCAGTTGTATGCAGCACTATTTTGAAAATAACCACGATCTCTATAGGTATAAACAGCTTCCCTATATTTCTATTGATCGAGCAATACTTGAAAAAAGTCATAGTGTTGCTGTTTTACCACTTTCTATTAATTGGTATGATGTGGGTAACATTGAAACGTTTTTATTGTTACAGCAAAAACAGCAGGAAAATGCGCAGGTTATTACCATTAACGCAGATAATAATTTGGTAAGCAGTTCTGGAAAACGAGTGGTTTTGATTGGCGTAGATGATTTATGTGTAGTTAATACTGATGATGTACTGTTTATTACCAAACGAGGACAATCAGAAAAAGTTAAAATGTTGGTACATCAGCTTAAGCAAGAAAATCAGCAAGAATATTTGTAA
- the gmd gene encoding GDP-mannose 4,6-dehydratase → MKRALITGVTGQDGSYLAELLLEKGYEVHGLIRRSSSSNTGRINHLLKSTDGQLSHRFFLHYGDLTDAINLVHLIVKIAPDEIYNLAAQSHVQVSFESPEYTAQADALGTLRILEAIRIAGLQYKTKFYQASTSELFGNACEMPQNENTPFQPCSPYGVAKLYAYWITKNYRQAYGMFACNGILFNHESPRRGHMFVTRKISRAVAAIVSGDQQVLYLGNLDARRDWGHARDYVYAMWLMMQQEEPYDLVIATGQSHTVRQFVESAFKEIGIVIAWAGAGKDEYGYDVKTGKKYIGIDPHYFRAAEVHYLCGDAAKARSILEWQPTVTFQELVAEMVAHDCKQYTHGDTQSKEHYFDLYNNV, encoded by the coding sequence ATGAAACGAGCATTAATCACCGGTGTAACCGGCCAAGATGGTTCTTATTTGGCAGAATTATTACTGGAAAAAGGATATGAAGTACATGGCTTGATACGTCGCTCCTCTTCTAGTAACACCGGCCGAATAAATCATTTACTTAAAAGCACAGATGGGCAACTTTCCCATCGTTTTTTTTTACATTATGGTGATTTAACAGACGCGATTAATCTTGTGCATTTGATTGTAAAAATAGCTCCCGATGAAATATATAATCTTGCTGCACAAAGTCATGTGCAAGTTTCTTTTGAATCTCCAGAATATACAGCGCAGGCCGATGCTTTAGGAACGCTGCGTATTTTAGAAGCGATCCGCATTGCAGGGTTGCAGTATAAAACAAAATTCTACCAAGCTTCAACGAGTGAATTATTTGGCAATGCGTGTGAAATGCCACAAAATGAGAATACCCCATTTCAGCCATGCTCTCCATATGGTGTGGCAAAATTATATGCATATTGGATTACAAAGAATTACCGCCAAGCATATGGTATGTTTGCGTGTAATGGGATTTTATTTAACCATGAATCGCCGCGACGTGGGCATATGTTTGTAACGCGTAAAATTAGTCGAGCGGTTGCAGCTATTGTATCTGGAGATCAACAGGTTTTATATTTGGGCAATCTTGATGCTCGCAGAGACTGGGGACATGCACGCGATTATGTATATGCAATGTGGCTGATGATGCAACAGGAAGAGCCATATGATCTCGTTATTGCAACGGGGCAATCACATACCGTGCGGCAGTTTGTTGAATCGGCGTTTAAAGAGATTGGAATTGTTATTGCATGGGCAGGTGCTGGAAAAGATGAGTATGGATACGATGTAAAAACGGGAAAAAAATATATTGGTATCGATCCGCATTATTTTAGGGCCGCAGAAGTACATTATTTGTGTGGTGATGCAGCAAAAGCGCGGTCTATATTAGAGTGGCAGCCAACGGTTACCTTTCAAGAGCTTGTTGCAGAGATGGTTGCGCATGATTGTAAGCAATATACGCATGGCGATACACAGAGCAAAGAACACTATTTTGATCTGTATAATAATGTATAA
- a CDS encoding GDP-L-fucose synthase — protein sequence MYKNAKIYVAGHCGLVGSAIMRTLSSAGYANLIVRDRGELDLCHQQAVQDFFASERPEYVFLAAAKVGGIQANFQYPAEFIYENVMIEANVIHASYQSAVKKLLFLGSSCIYPRACAQPIKEEYLLTGALEVTNEPYAIAKIAGITMCQAYNRQYGTSFISCMPTNIYGIHDNFNVHTSHVLPALLLKIHNAKGAGAEQVVVWGTGKPYREFLYVDDLADACLFLMNKYSGNEIINIGTGQDLMIADLVCIIKEIVGYEGQIVYDVSKPDGTLRKQLNVEKLHKLGWSAATSLAEGIQKTYDWCLKTGIFE from the coding sequence ATGTATAAAAATGCAAAAATTTATGTTGCCGGTCATTGCGGATTAGTAGGCTCCGCGATTATGCGAACCCTATCATCTGCTGGTTACGCGAATCTGATTGTGCGAGATCGTGGTGAACTTGATTTGTGTCATCAGCAAGCAGTGCAAGATTTTTTTGCATCTGAGCGCCCTGAATATGTTTTTTTAGCAGCGGCAAAAGTAGGAGGCATTCAAGCAAATTTTCAGTACCCCGCAGAATTTATATATGAAAATGTGATGATTGAAGCAAATGTTATTCATGCGTCATACCAATCAGCGGTTAAAAAATTACTGTTTTTGGGCTCTTCATGTATTTATCCCCGCGCGTGTGCTCAACCGATTAAAGAAGAGTATCTTTTGACCGGTGCACTTGAAGTCACTAATGAACCATATGCAATTGCTAAAATTGCAGGTATTACCATGTGTCAAGCATATAACCGTCAATATGGCACCTCTTTTATTTCTTGTATGCCAACAAATATATATGGGATTCATGATAATTTTAATGTACACACATCACACGTATTGCCAGCGCTTCTTTTAAAAATACATAATGCAAAGGGAGCTGGAGCAGAGCAGGTTGTGGTGTGGGGAACAGGAAAGCCGTATCGTGAATTTTTATACGTGGATGATTTAGCTGATGCGTGTCTTTTTTTAATGAATAAATATTCAGGTAATGAGATTATTAATATTGGCACAGGACAGGATCTGATGATTGCAGATCTTGTTTGCATTATTAAAGAGATTGTTGGGTATGAAGGGCAGATTGTGTATGATGTTTCAAAACCTGATGGAACCCTACGTAAGCAGCTTAATGTTGAGAAGCTGCATAAGCTTGGTTGGTCTGCAGCGACATCGTTAGCCGAAGGGATACAGAAAACGTATGATTGGTGTTTAAAGACGGGGATTTTTGAGTAA